DNA from Pseudomonas mendocina:
GTGGCAGCAACCTGTGGGGCGGGCCGTTGCGCATGGCGCAGGCGATCGCAGCCTTCGTTGATGAACAGCAGACCTTGGTGGCGCGCCTGAGCCAACTGTTGGAGGAGCACGACTGGAGTGAGGGCAGGGCCCAGGCGCACCGTCTATATGGCGCCGCCGGAAACCTGGCTCTGACCCACCTGACCACGCTGGCGCAGGCGCTCGAGCAGGCGTTCGAGGCGCAGGACGAGAATGTGCTGCGTGCCTTGCTCATGGAGCTGGAGCAGGCCTTGCGGGCTGTCAGGGACGTAGTGCCGCAGGTGCCTCAGTCGTCTGCGATAGATTCCGCGACGGCCGATCTGGGCATGTTGCGTGAGCTGGTGGGCCAACTGCGGCATGCGCTGGAGCGCGGTAGCCTGGACGATGAGACCCTGGCAGCCATGGAGCAGGCGGTGCGTGGTACTGCCTACAATGCAGCCCTGAACGATATCCGTCAGGCACTGGATGACTTCGATTTCGATCTGGCGTTGACGATGCTGGATCAACTGTTGCGGCAATTGCAAGACGAGGAAACGACCCCATCATGATCACCGCTGCCGACACTCGTCCGCTGTTACTGCTGGTCGATGACGAACCCATCAACCTGCAGGTGCTGCGGCATATCCTGCAGGAGGACTATCGCCTGTTGTTCGCCAAGGAGGGGCCGCGTGCCCTTGAAATGGCCGAGCGCGAGTTGCCGGATCTGATCCTGCTCGATGTGATGATGCCGGGCATGACGGGCTATGAAGTGTGCGAGCAGCTCAAGGCTAACCCGCTGTTGCAGGCGATTCCGGTGATCTTCGTTACCGCCCTCGGTGATGTCGACGACGAGACACGTGGCTTTGAAGTCGGTGCCGTGGACTACATCACCAAGCCGGTCAGTCCACCCATCGTGCGTGCCCGGGTGCGTACCCATCTGTCCCTGGTTGGGGTCGAGGAACTCAGACAGACCCGTCTGCAGATCGTCCAGCGCCTCGGCATGGCGGCCGAGTACAAGGACAACGAGACCGGCCTGCACGTCATCCGCATGAGTCATTTCTCCAAGGTATTGGCGCTGGCCGCCGGTTTTAGCGCAAGTGCCGCCGAGGAATTGCTCAACGCCGCACCGATGCACGATGTCGGCAAGATCGGTATCCCCGACGCCGTGCTGCGCAAGCCGGGCAAGCTCGATGATGCAGAGTGGCAGGTGATGCGTCAGCATGTGGAGATTGGTGCGCGGATCATTGGCGAGCACAGTTCGGGGCTGTTGCGCACGGCGCAACTGATCGCTCTGTCGCACCATGAGAAATGGGATGGCAGTGGTTACCCCAATGGCTTGAAGGGCGAGGAGATTCCCCTTGAGGGCCGTATCGTCGCTATCGCCGATGTGTTCGACGCGCTGACCAGCGTGCGCCCTTACAAGCAGGCCTGGACCGTGGAAGCGGCGGTCGACTTCCTGCGTGAGCAGAGTGGGCGTCACTTCGATCCGGGTCTGGTCGAGCTGTTCATCGCCTGCCTGCCCGAAATTCTGCAGATCAAGGAGCGCTGGGCCGAGCAGCCCGCTGCTTGAAATGTCCTGTGCAAATCCGCTGCATCGCGGATTTGGTCATTACCGCCGACGCGGCTATTGTTAGGGGCCTACCATTGCCAAGGGCAGGCCTCACCATGCAGAAGAAGACACTGGTTCCCCTGTTGTGCGCGGCATTCGCCGGTCTTGCCGATGCGGCCGTCGTGACCAAGACGGTTGCGTACGAAATCGATGGCGAAGCGTTCGAAGGCGTACTGGTTTACGACGACTCGGTGACCACGGCGCGTCCCGGTCTCCTTGCCGTACCCAGCTGGATGGGTGTCAATCAGGACACCGTCGCTAAGGCCGCGCGTGCGGCGGGCGACAAGTACGTGGTATTCGTCGCCGATATGTACGGCAAATCCATTCGTCCCAGCAATGCCGAAGAGGCCGGTGCCGCGGCAGGTGCGGTGCGAGCTGACCGCGCGCTGATGCGCAAACGTGCCCAGGCTGCGGTCGAGGTGCTCAAGGCACAGAGCAGCGAAGTGGCGCTGGATGTCAGCAAGCTGGGCGCTATTGGCTTCTGCTTCGGCGGTGGCACGGTGCTGGAACTGGCCCGCTCGGGGGCGCCGCTGAAAGGCTTCGTCTCCTTCCATGGCAACCTGGACACGCCCAACCCAGCCGATGCCAGGAACATCAAGGCGCCGGTACTGGTGCTGCATGGCGCGGACGATCCAGCCGTGCCGCAGGAGCAGGTCGACGGTTTCATCGCTGAAATGAAAGCGGCCAAGACCGACTGGCAACTGGTGAGCTACGGCGGTGCGGTGCACTCGTTCACCAATCCCAAGGCCAACGTACCGGGGCGCAACGAGTACCACCCGGTGGTGGCCGCACGGGCTTTCAAGGCGATGAATGATCTGTTCGATGAGGTATTCGCCGAGCAGTGAAACCAGGCTTTATCACGCACTGAACGAAAGGCTGCGCCCATTGGGCGCAGCCTTTTTTCATCTTACTTCGCGGGCAGGACGGCGATATCGATGATGCCGTCCGGCAGGTCGGCGATGTCGCCCAGGGTAGTCGGCTTGCCACTGGCCAGATCCAACTGGTGCAGGGTCTTGCCGGTCAGCACGTAGGCCGTGTTGCCACCTTTGCCATCGCTGGCGATATCCATGGCAGCCGCCTTGAGGCCATCGGCGACCTTGCCGACCACCTGCTGCACGCCGTCGTTTGGCGGGTTCTGCAGCATCAGGCTGCCGCTGGCCAGGTCGATGTTGTAGAGCGCGGTGCTCTGGGTGCCGGCATAGGCGTTGGTGTAGGCGCCGGCGACCACCTTGGGTTGCTTGCCGGCATAGGGGCCATCGGCGGCGTAGGCGAGCTTGCCGTCTACGGCCACTTCACCGGTGTCGACATTCACCCGCAGGCTGGTGCCGTCCGGGCCGAGCAGACGCAGGCGGTCGGCCACCGGGTTGAAATCGACCACGGCCTGGCCACTGCCGGACAGCGCGGTCTGCAGCTTGCTGCCTGCCGTGGCCTTACCGCTGGCTGCGTCCAGGGTGTAGAGCTGATCGGTGCCGCTCAGGGCATAGAGCTGGCCGCTGGACGGGCGTACATCCAGGCCGCGCAGGTCGCTGGCGCCACTGACGGCCATGCTGGCGGTGACCTTGAGGCTGGCGACATCGACCTTGAACAGTTTGCCATCGGTGCCGAGCGCGAGCAGTTCGGTGGCGCTGGCGGCACCTGCGCTCAGGGTCAGCAGGCCGGCGGTGCAGAGGGTAGTGATGCGTTTCATGGTTGTTCCTCATAAAGGTTTCAGCATCGAGACGAAGCCAGCTGGCCGGCTTCGCAGGTGCCTCGACGAAACACCTGTGAGCTATACCCGCGAGGAACGGGGTTGGATGTCGGCGGATGAAAATATTTTTTCGGCAGGGGTCAGGCTGTTTGCAAGGTTGCCGGCCGGGTGGCCGGCAATCTGCTCAGTTGGTGCTGGCCAGCACGGCACGGCCGATATATAGCACCGGTCCGCTGGGACGGTTGTAGGGTGAACCACCGGCTGGCTCGAGCGTCAACTCGAACAGTTGGCCGGCTTGCACCGCGCCGATCTGCTCAGCTGGCAGACGCAGCGGTTGGCCAGCTTCGACCAGGCCCAGCGAGCGTGGGCCGTCGGCTGGATCAATCAGCGTCCAGAACTGCAAGGCGCGGCCTTCAGGTACCTGATCGGCGACCAGAGGGTCGAGCGAGAGCGTGCCATCGCTGCTGACCTGGATGACCCAGCCCGGTTTGGCGGCTTCGCCCGGCTGTTGCAACACCACGGTGTAGCGCTCGCCGGATATATCCGGGGCGCGCAACAGCGGCATCAACACGGCGACCAGCAGCGCCATGGCCAGCGCGGCAGCGGTCAGGCGCCAGGTCAGCAGGCTGTTCCACCAGTAGGCCAGGGGGCTGTCGCGTGGCGCATCGTGCAGGCCAAGACTCTGCCGAATGCGGGGCCAGAGTGCCGGGGAGGGGGCTTGTGCCGGCAGCTGGTCGCTGAGGTCGAGAAAGTGCCGCTCCCACTCCAGGGCCATGCGGGCGGCCTGCTCATCGTTTTCGAGCAACTGGCGCACTTCGGCGGCTTCGTGCTCGTCGAGCAGGCCGAGCAGATATTCGCCAATCAGGGCGCGGCGTTCTTCGGGATCGTGCGGAATCATGCTTGCAGACACTCCTGCAGCGCGCGCAGGCCGGCGCGGATACGGCCTTTGATGGTGCCCAGCGGTGTGCTCAGGCGACTGGCGATCTGCTCGTGGGTCAGGCCACGGTAGAAGGCCAGCAGAATCGGGTGACGGCGCGGCCTTTCCAGGCGCTGCAGGCAGTTGCGCAGCAGGCGCTGCTCGGCTTGCTCCAGCGCCTGCGCTTCGGCCTGTGGGCTATCGTCCAGCACGCGCTCGAAGAACTCATCGTCTACCTCGGCATGCCGGCCGCCACTGCGCAGGGCATTGAGGACGCGGTAGCGCAGAATGCTGTGGATCCAGGCGCGGCCGCTGCCCAGCTCGCGTCGAAAGCGCGCGGCGTGTTGCCAGATGCGCACGAAGGCGTCGTGCAGGCAGTCTTCGGCAATATCGCGCCGGCCCAGCATGCTGATGGCCAGGCCGAGCAATTGCCCGGCTTCTTGCCGATAGAGCGCCTGGAAGGCTCGTTCGTCACCGCGTGCGCAGGCTTCCAGGGTACTTTCGTAGTCGAACTCGCGATCTGCCATGGGTCATCCGTTGGCCTGAAAAATCCGCATGCAGCTTATACCCGGCAAGCGAGCCTCTGGATCACGCAGGCGTAACAAAAAATTGTGCGATCGGCTGATGCGAAGGTACGGCGTTTACCGACGCGGCAAGCCAACCTCAGGAGTCGTCCTGCATCTCGGCAATGGCCGGTGGATAGTCCATCTCCACCTCTTGCTCGGAGTACACCGGAGTACTGAGCGACGGGTCGGTCAGTACGGCGCGTATGCGATAGCGCGCGGGAGGTAGTTCGGGAAAGAAGGGTACATAGCCGTCATTGCCCTGCCTGTCCGGGTGATAAATGAGGAACTGGCCATTACGGCTCTCGATGTAGTTGTCGTCGAGCAACTCACCTTCGCCCTCACGCGCCTCGATGCTGTAGTTGACGCTGTAGAGGCGATGGCTGTAGTGCGTGCCATCGTCTGCGGTGAACAGCAGGTGGACTTCGGCCTGATCCAGCGTGGGGATACTGGGGCCGAGATTCAGTGTGAAGTTGGCGTCTTGCGGGTCGGAGAAGTCGCCCATGCTCAGGGTCAATCCATCCGGGTGCGGTGCTGCGTTGTAGCCTTGATGCAGGTCGTAGGCAGCATCGAGCGAAACCCAGCGCTCCAGCGGGCCTTTACGTGATGCATAGCGAATCTGCAGCCAGCGGCCCTGTTGATCCAGTACCTCGCAGACGTCGCCCTGAATCAGGTAGGCCTTGGTTCGGCTGGCTTCGTTCGGTCGTTCATGCAGATACAGGCGCGAGCTGGGCACCGTCCAGGTCTGCGACTGATCGTCGTCGTCCAGCGCGCGGCTGGCGACGACCTTGCCCTGCTGGTCGAACGTCCTTTCGAAAATCGGAAAAAACACGTAGGGATAGTCCGGGCTGTAGTCATGGCGTAACTGCAGCGCTTTATAGCGCCAGGGAGCACCGGACTCATCGAAACGGTAGGCGTCGTAGAACCAGCGCGGCCCACTACGGCAATGGCTGTACAGGGCGCGCTCGTCCTTGTTGGGGTGCAGCTCCGATAACTCCGAGCAGTTGGCGTTCTCCAGCAACTCGACTGGCATGTGCAGGTGCTCGAAGCGTTGCAGAGCCGGGTGATAGAGATAGAGGTGGTAGACGGAGTTGACCATCCCAACCGGTACGCGGATGGCCAGATCGGGATGGCCGTCGAAATTGTAGTCATCGACATCGAAGCTGGGCGCCTCTGCATCGTTGCCCTCGGGAATGCTCAGCTCGATCCGACTACCGTCGGGTTGCCGCAGGAAGTAGAGCTCACCCTGCCGTTCCACCTGAGCGTGCAGTCCTGGTTCCGGTTCGAGACTGGGCAGGTCAGCGAGGGCGCAGGCGGGTAAGCAGAGCAGGGCGGCGAGAGAGCGAGGCAGGAGCAAGATGACAGTCCTTTGCGAAGTTGACAGGCGCCGCCTGGCGCCTGGATTTCATGAGCGCTTCAGCGTGGCAGTTCGATGCGCGTGGTTTCGCCAGGTACTTGCGGCCAGTCGCCAGCGGCCCAGCGCTGGCGCGCCTGGTCGATCAGCTCCGCGGTGGTGGCGACGAAGTTCCAGTTGATCCGCCGCGGGCCGATGGGCTCGCCGCCGATCAGGGCCAGGTGGCATTCACCGCAGGCGCTGAGCACGGGCGTTTCACCTTCTGGAATGACGGCCATGGTGTGTTTGGGCAGGGGCTCACCATCGAGCTCCGCTTCGCCATCGATCAGGTACAGGGCGCGCTCGCTGTGTTCGGTCGGGATCAACAGATTGGCACCAGCCGCCAGGCGCAGTTCGGCATACAGGGTCGGTGAACGCACCGGAACCGGCGATTCGAGGCAGAAGCCGCTGCCGGCGATCAGGGTGATCTGCACGCCCATGGCGTCGCTGCGTGGCAGCGACGCAGCCGGGTGGTGGCTGTAGGCCGGATCGCACTGCTCGTCAGCCTCCGGTAGCGCCAGCCAGACCTGCAGGCCATGGGCTCGCTTGTTCTGCCCGACCTGCTCGGCCGGAGTACGTTCGACATGGGCGACCGCGCGCCCAGCAGTCATCCAGCTGACGTCGCCCGGACCCACCAGTTGATCCGAGCCCAGGCTGTCCTTGTGCTGCAACTGGCCTTCGAACAGGTAGGTGAGGGTGGACAGGCCGATATGCGGATGCTGGGCGATGTTCATGCCGCTGCCGGCCGGGTAGGCCTTCTCCAGCATGTGATCGAAGAACACGAAGGGCCCGATGCTGCGAAAGCGTGCCGAGGGCAGGGGGCGCAGGATGGGTTGGCCAGCGATGTCCTCGGCACGTGGACGAATCAGTTGCAGCTGGCTCATGCCGAGGCTCCAGCCAGGCGGGTCTCGACCTGAATGTCGGTGGTGGTCATCAGCTTGTGGATCGGGCATTTGTCGGCGACGCGCAGCAATTGCTGGCGCTGGGCGTCGTCCAGCGGGCCTTTGAACGACAGCTCGACGATCAGGTGGTAGTTGCCGTCGCGCTCTTCGCTGTCGTCACGCTCAACGCTGACATCGATGCCTTCCAGTGGCAGGCCGCGCTGGCGCGCATAGAGCAACAGGGTCATGGCCTTGCAGGTGCCGAGCGAGGCGTCGAACAGGTCATGCGGATCGGGGCCGGCTCCTTCTCCACCCAGCTCGGGCGAGACGTCGCCAACGAGCTGGTGCGAGCCAATTTCGATCTGCTGCTGCAGACCCTTGTTGTTATGAATACGGATCATGGCGCTTCCTGGTAGGCGTGACGGCAATGCCCGTCAGCCTATCTCAGGCAGGTCTGCTCACACCAGTGCAGACAGGCGCACATCGGCGCCCAGCACGCGCAGCAGACGCCCCTGGCCGTCGACGATAGGCACCGACACGGTGAAGCAGAAGTCATCGGTTGCCGAGGAGCGGTAGACCTGGGTGATATGGCTGTCCATCCGTTCGGCCACGGCGCGAAACCAGGGGCGCTGGCTCCAGTCGCGGCCACGACAACTGGCCTCTTCACTGTGCCTGACATCAGCGGCGAAGATGTTCTCGGAAATCTGCACGCCGCGGTTGTCGACCAGGTAGAACAGCTCGAAACGACTGTCGCGCGCCAGCGTATCGGCAAGCAGTCGTTCGGCCGTTGCCACGTCGCTGGCCAACTCGGGACGCGTGGCCAGTTGCTCGACGCTGGCGCGCACGGCTGCGTGGATTTCCAGGCGGAAGTCGCCGAGTCCGGCGAGCAGGCGATCACCATCCTCGCGCACCGCCTGGCTGTGATGCAGTACCTGGCCTGCTTTGCCGAGTAGCTCAGCGGCGACCTGGGCGATGTTCTGCACGTCGCCGTTGATCGAGCGCACGGCCTGGCCGATCTGCTCGGTGCCAGCGGCGATCTGGCCGACCTGGCCATCCAGGCGATCCATGGCCTGGCGCGTGCTGTCCAGCCCCTCACTGACGGCGACAATGCCGACGCGGCCATCGGCCACGGCCAGGTTCATGTGCTGGCCGGCATCGCCAAGCTGCTGCATGCCCTCGCGAAAGCGCTCGATGATGTCGCTGACCTGGCCGGTGGCCTCCGTGGTATGGCCGGCCAGGCGCCGTACTTCCTCGGCGACCACGGCAAAGCCGCGACCGTGTTCGCCAGCGCGGGCGGCTTCGATGGCGGCGTTCAACGCCAGCAGATTGGTCTGTTGGGAGATGCTGGCGATCACACCGATGACCTTGCTCACTTCATCGAGCTGCCCAGCCAGTTGCTGGATCACCTGAGCCAGCTGCGCTTCGCTGGCATCGATCACTTCGACCTGGCGGAGCACGGCCTGGCCGCTCTGTTGGCAGTGGTGCAGGGTGGCGGAGACTTCGGCGGACAGGCGCGCGACTTCGCCGGCGCCGGGCACCAGCTCGGCGTCCAGGGTGGTGGTGACCTGCTCGCTGGCGCTGGCGATCAGCTCCGAGGATTGCGCCAGCGTCTGTCCGCTCTGCTGGTTGGCTGCGGCGATGCGGGCCAACTGCGGCGCATGCGCGGCGATGCCAACGGCGGCACCGAGGCTGACGCGGATACGTTGCTGGAGGCTGGCGCTGAAGTCATTCAGGCGCACCATCCACTGATAGTCTTCCGGGAGGCGAGTCGTGAGGTCGTGCTGTTGGAACAAAGCATCCAATGCGGCCTCGTCCTGGGCCTTGCGAGCGGGCTTGCGCAGCAACTGCAACATGGTGATTCCCCTATCTGGTCTACCTCGGACACTGCAAGCGAGGTGCCATCATTGGCTGGCGTTTCCAGGGTGATCCTGGGCTGTTAGTCAGCTATCGATGTGCTGGTTTGGTGCGCATATGGCTTGTGCGCTCCATATGAGGGCTTGGGCTGGCTGGAGTGGATGAGCACTCG
Protein-coding regions in this window:
- a CDS encoding HD-GYP domain-containing protein codes for the protein MITAADTRPLLLLVDDEPINLQVLRHILQEDYRLLFAKEGPRALEMAERELPDLILLDVMMPGMTGYEVCEQLKANPLLQAIPVIFVTALGDVDDETRGFEVGAVDYITKPVSPPIVRARVRTHLSLVGVEELRQTRLQIVQRLGMAAEYKDNETGLHVIRMSHFSKVLALAAGFSASAAEELLNAAPMHDVGKIGIPDAVLRKPGKLDDAEWQVMRQHVEIGARIIGEHSSGLLRTAQLIALSHHEKWDGSGYPNGLKGEEIPLEGRIVAIADVFDALTSVRPYKQAWTVEAAVDFLREQSGRHFDPGLVELFIACLPEILQIKERWAEQPAA
- a CDS encoding dienelactone hydrolase family protein, translating into MQKKTLVPLLCAAFAGLADAAVVTKTVAYEIDGEAFEGVLVYDDSVTTARPGLLAVPSWMGVNQDTVAKAARAAGDKYVVFVADMYGKSIRPSNAEEAGAAAGAVRADRALMRKRAQAAVEVLKAQSSEVALDVSKLGAIGFCFGGGTVLELARSGAPLKGFVSFHGNLDTPNPADARNIKAPVLVLHGADDPAVPQEQVDGFIAEMKAAKTDWQLVSYGGAVHSFTNPKANVPGRNEYHPVVAARAFKAMNDLFDEVFAEQ
- a CDS encoding DUF4394 domain-containing protein — encoded protein: MKRITTLCTAGLLTLSAGAASATELLALGTDGKLFKVDVASLKVTASMAVSGASDLRGLDVRPSSGQLYALSGTDQLYTLDAASGKATAGSKLQTALSGSGQAVVDFNPVADRLRLLGPDGTSLRVNVDTGEVAVDGKLAYAADGPYAGKQPKVVAGAYTNAYAGTQSTALYNIDLASGSLMLQNPPNDGVQQVVGKVADGLKAAAMDIASDGKGGNTAYVLTGKTLHQLDLASGKPTTLGDIADLPDGIIDIAVLPAK
- a CDS encoding anti-sigma factor domain-containing protein gives rise to the protein MIPHDPEERRALIGEYLLGLLDEHEAAEVRQLLENDEQAARMALEWERHFLDLSDQLPAQAPSPALWPRIRQSLGLHDAPRDSPLAYWWNSLLTWRLTAAALAMALLVAVLMPLLRAPDISGERYTVVLQQPGEAAKPGWVIQVSSDGTLSLDPLVADQVPEGRALQFWTLIDPADGPRSLGLVEAGQPLRLPAEQIGAVQAGQLFELTLEPAGGSPYNRPSGPVLYIGRAVLASTN
- a CDS encoding sigma-70 family RNA polymerase sigma factor produces the protein MADREFDYESTLEACARGDERAFQALYRQEAGQLLGLAISMLGRRDIAEDCLHDAFVRIWQHAARFRRELGSGRAWIHSILRYRVLNALRSGGRHAEVDDEFFERVLDDSPQAEAQALEQAEQRLLRNCLQRLERPRRHPILLAFYRGLTHEQIASRLSTPLGTIKGRIRAGLRALQECLQA
- a CDS encoding XAC2610-related protein; this encodes MLLPRSLAALLCLPACALADLPSLEPEPGLHAQVERQGELYFLRQPDGSRIELSIPEGNDAEAPSFDVDDYNFDGHPDLAIRVPVGMVNSVYHLYLYHPALQRFEHLHMPVELLENANCSELSELHPNKDERALYSHCRSGPRWFYDAYRFDESGAPWRYKALQLRHDYSPDYPYVFFPIFERTFDQQGKVVASRALDDDDQSQTWTVPSSRLYLHERPNEASRTKAYLIQGDVCEVLDQQGRWLQIRYASRKGPLERWVSLDAAYDLHQGYNAAPHPDGLTLSMGDFSDPQDANFTLNLGPSIPTLDQAEVHLLFTADDGTHYSHRLYSVNYSIEAREGEGELLDDNYIESRNGQFLIYHPDRQGNDGYVPFFPELPPARYRIRAVLTDPSLSTPVYSEQEVEMDYPPAIAEMQDDS
- a CDS encoding pirin family protein, yielding MSQLQLIRPRAEDIAGQPILRPLPSARFRSIGPFVFFDHMLEKAYPAGSGMNIAQHPHIGLSTLTYLFEGQLQHKDSLGSDQLVGPGDVSWMTAGRAVAHVERTPAEQVGQNKRAHGLQVWLALPEADEQCDPAYSHHPAASLPRSDAMGVQITLIAGSGFCLESPVPVRSPTLYAELRLAAGANLLIPTEHSERALYLIDGEAELDGEPLPKHTMAVIPEGETPVLSACGECHLALIGGEPIGPRRINWNFVATTAELIDQARQRWAAGDWPQVPGETTRIELPR
- a CDS encoding OsmC family protein — translated: MIRIHNNKGLQQQIEIGSHQLVGDVSPELGGEGAGPDPHDLFDASLGTCKAMTLLLYARQRGLPLEGIDVSVERDDSEERDGNYHLIVELSFKGPLDDAQRQQLLRVADKCPIHKLMTTTDIQVETRLAGASA
- a CDS encoding methyl-accepting chemotaxis protein → MLQLLRKPARKAQDEAALDALFQQHDLTTRLPEDYQWMVRLNDFSASLQQRIRVSLGAAVGIAAHAPQLARIAAANQQSGQTLAQSSELIASASEQVTTTLDAELVPGAGEVARLSAEVSATLHHCQQSGQAVLRQVEVIDASEAQLAQVIQQLAGQLDEVSKVIGVIASISQQTNLLALNAAIEAARAGEHGRGFAVVAEEVRRLAGHTTEATGQVSDIIERFREGMQQLGDAGQHMNLAVADGRVGIVAVSEGLDSTRQAMDRLDGQVGQIAAGTEQIGQAVRSINGDVQNIAQVAAELLGKAGQVLHHSQAVREDGDRLLAGLGDFRLEIHAAVRASVEQLATRPELASDVATAERLLADTLARDSRFELFYLVDNRGVQISENIFAADVRHSEEASCRGRDWSQRPWFRAVAERMDSHITQVYRSSATDDFCFTVSVPIVDGQGRLLRVLGADVRLSALV